In Methylomonas sp. UP202, the DNA window ATGGCCCTGGATTATTGCAAGACCCGCAAACTCGACATCTTCAAAAAACCGGTGCATATCGTGCCGATGTGGAGTGCCGCTCTAGGCCGCAATGTCGAAACCGTCTGGCCGTCCATCATGGAAATCCAGACCACTGCCTCCCGAACCGGTGTTTGGGCGGGTATCGATCGGCCTGTCTGGGGCCCCGATATCACCAAAACCTTTACCGGCCGCTACAAGGACGATAACGATCAATGGCAAGAATCCAGCACTACCCTCACGTTTCCCGAATGGGTGGCGGTCACGGTCTACCGGATCGTCGGCGGCAAACGTTGTGCGTTTACCGAGGAAGTCTATTGGCTCGAAGCCTACAGCACCGCCGGCGGTAAAAACTCGCAAGTGCCCACCGCGATGTGGATCAAACGACCGAAAGGACAGTTGGCCAAATGCGGTAAAGCGGCATCGCTCCGAGCGGCCTTTCCGGAGGAATGCGGTTATGCCGCCGAGGAAATGGACGGCAAAATCATCGATGCCGAGGTGATCGATATCGATCCAGCGAACACTGCGACGGTCACCGATAACGAGCAACCATCTCAAGCTGAAGTCAAGCCGGAGGTAATCGATGTCTCCAAGCTCGATCCGAAATTGATCAAGGCGGTTGAAACCCTGATTAAGCGGACAACCAAGGCGAACGCCTGGGCTGCGGCTGACGCATTCGTCAATGAGCGCTTCAAAGGACTCGACTTGATCTATGCCCGTGCGGAATTGGAAAAAGCCAAACCGAAACCCGCGTTGGAACACACGGAAGGCATGACCCTGCCGCCACTTTCGCCGAAAGACCAGGCGCTAGCGCAGGCTCGCCAAACCTTTAGCCATTAAGCCGACCCACACCGTTCGGTTTTTCATTTTTTACCCATCCAGGGCGTCATGATTCGCCCGGTGGGCTATTCGTGACGCTCTTCTCTTGGAGAAACGTCATGAATGAAATCACCCCCTTCGATCGCTCCCTCAACCGGGTCCCCAGCTTTACCGACTGGAGCCGATACGATTCACCCACTGTCCTGCGCCGGTATGGGCCTGGATATCTGGATAGAACGCTCGATCCGGACACGGAAACCCGACTGTTTCAACGCCGGCATTCCTACGCCGATTTGGAGAGCCTCGCCGAAACCTTCGGCGGCCTGTGCACGCTGACGCCCGGTTACACGTTATTGCTATTCGACGATGCCCGCTGCGCACAGCGTTGCCACGCGGTGTTGAAACAACGCAAATTAGAAGGCTTGCTGCACGGCTGTCACATCCGGATCGACGGAGAGTTCGAATGAAGATCGTCGATATCGCCCAGCGCAGCGATGCGTGGCGACGGTGGCGATCGCAAGGCGTGACCGCCAGCGAAGCGGCGATTATTCTGAACCGGTCGCCTTACAAGACGCCTTGGCGCTTGTGGGCCGAACGGGTCGGCATCGTCCTGGAAGCCAACCTCGACCACCATCCCTTGGTCCGTCGCGGCCGCGAACTGGAATCGCAGGCGGCACAGTGGTTCGAAGCCACCCTTGACGAACTGTTGTTGCCCCTGTGCGGCGAGTGCGATCAGTACCCGCTGATCCGTGCCTCGTTCGACGGCATGACTGGAAACGGCGAACCCGTCGAAATCAAATGCCCGCACCCCAGTACCTACCAAACGGTGGTGCGGGAACGCGAGCAATCGGCCGCCTACCAATTGTATTGGGTGCAAGTCCAGCAACAGTTGTTGGTCGCCGATGCCAAAAGAGGCTATCTGTGCTTCTATCTCGACGACCAGCATGTCAAGGTGTTCGATATCGCGCGCGATGACGCCTTTTTGGTAGCGTTAATCAACGCGACGATCACGTTTTACGGTTGGGTCATCACTAAAAAGGAACCGCCGAAGGATCTGCAGCGGGATTTGTATTTGCCGCAAGGCGACGCCGAAACCCAGTGGCGTCAACTGGCGGCCGAATACCGTGCTCGGCAGAAGAAACTGGAGGCATTGAAAGCCGAAGCCATCCAACTGGCCGAACTGCAAGCCAAGACCGAAGCCGAATGGGTGGCGCAAATGGCCGACTACGTGATCGCCGAACATTCCGGCGTGCGGGTCTGTCGAAGCGTCAGCCAGGGTGGTATCGATTACAAGGCGGCTTTAACGGCCCTGCTCCCGCAACTGACTGAAGCGGAGCTGGCGCCGTACCGAAAGGCTCCGGCCTCGCGGGTCCGGGTAACGTGCCGTGACGATCATGGTAAAAACGCGCAAGTGGCGTTTGATCCGGCGTCCTTGGCCGTGACGGAAAGCAGTTGGTTTTAAATACGTTAGCAACGAACGAACACGACTTCCGTCGTGTTCGTTTCTTTGAGTCGCTTCAGGACTTGTTTTAAGGTGTAAGCCAAGCCCTCAACCGACTTTTCTAGCGCTATCGTCATCGATACGCTGAAAATCCTGCAGTGCAGGCGTTCCGTCTTCAGGCGGCGATCAAGGGATGTCCTTGGTGGTACCGGGTGCGTCAAACCCGGTTTATGTCGGCCGTTGCTATCAACGGCATTTTCTCAAAACCCGAAGGGGGCATCGCGCCCTATCGGGCCATCGGTGCCCCCGTTTTTTGGAGGTGCACCATGACTCATCAACAAGCGGTTTGGACGTTTTTAACCGATCTGAAACATCGGCGGGAAACCGCTAAACGGTTAGAAGAACTGGCCAAGTCGAATCCGGAAGCGGTCGTGACGTTTGTCGAAGCGCTACCGGACGGCTGGCAGTTTCAAGAAGATTCCGAAACCGATCTGCTCAAACGCCTCCATGCGATGGCGTTAACCTGCATCGCGGAGCGTTAATCCTTCAGCAACTGCTCGTAGGTGACTTCACCGCGTACCAGGGGACTGGTTCCCGTTTCCAACGCCTGTAGTAAATCGGCGAGAAAGGCGGGCGCACAGGCCTGAACCAAGGCGACATCGTATTCCGCTGTCGTTTTAATCGTATTGAC includes these proteins:
- a CDS encoding lambda-exonuclease family protein, with protein sequence MKIVDIAQRSDAWRRWRSQGVTASEAAIILNRSPYKTPWRLWAERVGIVLEANLDHHPLVRRGRELESQAAQWFEATLDELLLPLCGECDQYPLIRASFDGMTGNGEPVEIKCPHPSTYQTVVREREQSAAYQLYWVQVQQQLLVADAKRGYLCFYLDDQHVKVFDIARDDAFLVALINATITFYGWVITKKEPPKDLQRDLYLPQGDAETQWRQLAAEYRARQKKLEALKAEAIQLAELQAKTEAEWVAQMADYVIAEHSGVRVCRSVSQGGIDYKAALTALLPQLTEAELAPYRKAPASRVRVTCRDDHGKNAQVAFDPASLAVTESSWF
- the bet gene encoding phage recombination protein Bet translates to MAQPQRNPDKTRDLPMPATAQQYGLTEQSWKVLTEVTFPTAKTPEAILMALDYCKTRKLDIFKKPVHIVPMWSAALGRNVETVWPSIMEIQTTASRTGVWAGIDRPVWGPDITKTFTGRYKDDNDQWQESSTTLTFPEWVAVTVYRIVGGKRCAFTEEVYWLEAYSTAGGKNSQVPTAMWIKRPKGQLAKCGKAASLRAAFPEECGYAAEEMDGKIIDAEVIDIDPANTATVTDNEQPSQAEVKPEVIDVSKLDPKLIKAVETLIKRTTKANAWAAADAFVNERFKGLDLIYARAELEKAKPKPALEHTEGMTLPPLSPKDQALAQARQTFSH